The genome window CATTAACatggggattaagttcaagagtggagaggtcatgttgcaactctaaaaatctctggtgagaccgcacttggagtagtgtgttcaattctggtcacctcattataggcaggatgtggaagctatgtaGAGggcacagagaagatttaccaggatgttgcttagtttggaggacaagtcatatgaagcaaggttagcagagatgggacttttctctttggagtgtagaagaatgagatgggacttgatagaggtctacaagattatgagaggcgtagttagtgtggatagtcagcacctgtttcccagggcaccaatagcaaacaccagagggcatatgtaaaaaattaaaggagggaactttaggggagatatcaggggtaaactTGTTACACAGAGGTTTGTGAGTGCTTGGAaaaacttgccagggatggtggtggaggctaaatcattatgggtatttaagagcttcttggacaggcacatggatgaaagaaaaatggagggttgtggggtagtgtgggtttagtactatttttaaggattatatgggtcggcacaacatagagggctgaagggcttgtactgtgctgtagtgttccaggTTTCTATATGAGTGACGCCTCATGAAGACCTCATGGGACGCCCAATGACCACAGGGGCCAGACCCCAGTATGTGCCGAAAAATTGGCTCTGATATGGAATGATGAGCAAACTCCGGCCTATGCACAAGCCATCTGTAGAACAGCGGCTGAACTGCATGAGAGGAGGAGACAGGCACAGGCCAATGTTGGAAAAGCCCCCATACATGGATTCCAACCAGGAGACCAagtatatgaaaaaaaaatctgaacttCTCTTTCTCCTAGTTAGAAAGGACCTTGCTAACCACCCGGCCTTGAAAGTAGACAGAAAAGAAGATTGGGTTCATGCAGCTAGATGCAGAAAACATCACCCGTCAAAAGCGGAAAGCTGTGGGGCAGCTGAGTCAACTAGCAACTAACCATCAGTGGAGTCAGAAAGCATCGAAGATGcattggatggggggggggattggTGTACATGGGAGGACTAATTCAGATTGCGAGTAGTAGTCACCTTTTTATCCTTATGTCTCATCTATGCTGAGCAGGTAAAGCAGGGAGCCAGCTGGGTATGTGTTGAAGTACCACAGCATGGGAAAACCATGGTACCGAAAATGAGACTGATGCTATTCCTTGATTTCAGGCGCACGGTAATGGGACAAAATGGGGTGCAAACTGTTCCGAAACAAGAAATCCGAGAAGGGATCAATGCTATCCCTGTTGTTTTGAGGGATGGTAACTCCGGCCAACCCCGAGGGATCTCTCAAAATTAAAACTTGGAATTAAAGTAGATCCCTCCTCTGAGCCAGTGGATGCCACTTGTTATTGCAGTCATAACCCTTGTTTCCCTTATCAACtgggaaatagcagatgtacCCTCTTTACCACTGCCGACCTTCCCCGACCAGTAAATGACACTTACTGGGTGTGTGGGAGTAGGGCATACCCCTGGCTCCCGGGAGAGTCTGGTGATATTTTAAAATGAAGTTTTAATAAGGAATGGAGTGGGTGCTGTTAATTAGCATACAGTGCCTCACTTAAGGATTATAGATCATCCCAGGGAACACCCCCATTGGACTAGGACAAGAAGGGGCATATCAGAGGCAGAACGATTCAGGATGATAGTGTTTCCTAGCTATGGAGAGGGTCAGACTGCCACAGCAATAATTAAGCTAGCTGCTGCCCTAGAAAAAAAAACTGGCCAATAACACTACTAAACACTCTGGAAGAAACTCAGTCCCAAGTGCATGGCATAACCACTGAGATGATCGCCATATGGCAGACAGTTTTGCAAAATTGAATGGCCCTTGACTTTATTTTGAAAAAGGGGCAACCTGTGCTATGATAGGGAAAGAATGTTGTACCTACATCCGTGATGTTTCAGAAAATATAACCACTTGAACCAGCACGTAATGGAAaaggttgtggagatgtggaaaaTGGGAGAACAATTTGAAAACTTTAATACCGGAGGATACTGCTGGGAAGGGCTATAGGAATGGTTCCCTTAATGGGGAAAATGGGCCGTGCATGGAATTATAATAGTGACTGTGGTATGTAATTCGGGGTGCTGTGTATGTGGGTTTTTGAGGATGGGCTGTAGTCAGTTAATAAAAGGGAATTTGACCAGCCCTAGGGTACCAGTgttgtcccagaaatgaactacAGACCAAGTACTGAACACTGCTGGGGCGAAAAGGTGTACCCTGGAAAGGAAAGTCCCTTGCCCTATGGATATAAACCCCCTTATGAGGAAGAGCAGAAATTACCATGTGAGAGTTGATCTACAAAAGATCAACAAGGAGGGAACTGTGGAAGAAATTTTGTTACTAGCTAGATACTATGTGAATTGTGTAATTGTTCTGGCTTCAAGGCTGCAGACATAAGCAGCTTCGAATAGATAAAGAAAATAGTAACCTGACTATATATCTTTTTACTGTGCTAAGACATAATTATTGAGCAAAGGAATTATCTGCTTGCATACTGTATTTCACAAACATGCTTGGAAGCTTTTGATAACATATACTATGTCTATATAATTAGAAAAGTCTGTGTACTCAGGGAGAGTCTCAAGAAGTCTGCTTTAAAAGGTTGAGCTCTCCATGATACGTGTCATGTTATAATAAAGACTTTCAAAAGCGATCTCCCTTTGTGTCCGAGTAATACCTTTTCCATTACAGTCTTCCTTCGAACGgttttgctatttgagtatttatttatttttggaatatatctttcctgcaccttcctcatttcccaTAAACTGataccatttctgctctgctgtcatccctgccagcatctccttccaatttgttTAGGACATctcctctctcagaccactgtAATTTATTTTACTCCTCTGAAAATACTAcaacgtcagactttactttctccttatcaaatttcaagttgaactcagtcatgttTTGAGttctgcctcctaagggttcgtTTATCTTATCATCTCAGGTCAATACATAGCACCCAATCCCCGAGTTGTTCCCCAagaaggctcaatgacaaactgctctgaaaagccatcatGTAggattcaacaaattcactctcttgagatccctTTCCAACCTCATTTTCCAAATTGACTTTCATGTTccaatctcccatgactatcataacattgtccctTTGATCTCCATTTGTACTTCTAGTTGTAATCTGTGATCCACATCCCTGCTACTGTtgggaagcctgtatataactgccattggGGTCCttttacatttgcaattttgtaACTCAACcctcaaggattcaacatcttcctacCTTATGTCACAACTTTCTACTGATTTACTAGCAAAATCacgccaccctctctgcctaccttcctattacACCGATACAttctgtaaccttggacattccaCCTACAACTATCCTTCAGCTACGATTCAgtgatagccacaacatcatacccgacaatctgtcaccttatttcttatactccgtgcattgaaataCAGCATAACACTTTGagcactgtatttgctacccatttgattctgcatcccttctgcactgatactcacccagcTGGTTGCAATTTTGTCCTCGCATCTGTCTGTTCTGACAGTCTGCAGGCTatctctgtattttatttaacatCAGTCCAAATCAGAGTTCCTTCACTCTAGTGTCACACCCGCTGCCAAATTAGTTGAAACCCTCCCTATCAGCTCTATCGAACTTCGCTGTGAGAGTATTGTTCCCTCTTGGGCTCAGGTGCAATCCACTACTTATGAACAGGTCATACGTCCCCCAGAAGGGATTCCCATGATCGCAGAAGATGAAGCTCTGtctcctgcaccagcttctcagtcacacattaatctgccaggtcatcctgtttctaccctcaccagcacgtggcacaggcagcactCCAGAAATTACAATCCTTGAGGTACTGTTTTTCATCTTTCTTCTGAGCTCCCCAAATTTTATTTTCAGGACTTATTTGGTTTTACTTCCTATGTCATTGTTACCAACATTAGCCAAGATATCTGGCAGTGATCCTTCCCTCTCTGAAATGCTGCGGACACGACCTGAGACGTCCCTGACACTGGCACCTATGAGGCACAAACCATTTGCGTGTCAcattcacatccacaaaatctcctgtctgtcctCCTGACGATGCAGTCCTCTATCAGTACCGTTCTCTCTTCTTCCTCTAACAACAGTGAGGgttgtggatccagaagtggGAAGTCCTGCGTCAATCAGAGTCTGCACTCACAGGCACATGAAGGACTTGTGTATTTTTCTGACAATGCCAGTCACCACACTGATACCCGCTTTTGTTCCCTACAATATCATGAAATCAGTATTAATTTCACAGCTCCTGCAGTAGGGTTAAAACCCATGCCTTGGCTTCTTAGTGCTGTGGCCTGGGATCAGGACACAGTGTTCATCTGACAGTCTCATGTATTGGTTGTATTGTGACCCTGTGCTGCTATGTTTaggggtctgacatctccagctgaccatgtgacagtgatgcctccTGGTCAGTGGGGTTGATCTGGAATAATATTCAGTTCCCCTTCAGCCATTATTACAGTCAACCTTTGCATCAAGTTAGAACTTATTTGTGTCTCAGAAACAAGGAGAATGAACctttgtaagttttacctcgatTAATGGCAGCAAGTgtttctttcagaactctgttcaAAAAATAGGGGTGATAGAATTTTTCAACCGGTAGGGCttcatctgtcactgacaattcctggacATCATCATTActcctgtaaatattaaactgctggttatAAAATGCAATTTTGAACTGCTTTAAAAATTCATACATGGTTTCAGTGAAGACCATGTCATACCTTATGTTCTGACGACTTctctcctgaaataaataaaacacaaatctgattagAGTTGGACTTACTGTCCACATCCTGAATTCCATCAAAATCACAACAAAGTGTTGAAAATTACCACtcccacaaacactcacacacacagataataCAGAACCATGGGATAAATTACAAAGAATATTTCTGAAAGTTAGACCATTACTGAGAGGATGAAACTTACAGGAAAGAGAGGACAGGTTGTGCATTTCCATCTAGATATTATGCCAGGGTAATAAGATGAAGGAATATAAGAGCAGTGATGGATTTGATTGTGTTCAGGTGTAGACAGTACCTCTATGTATGGGTGAACTTCTGGGAGATGAAAGTCGAGATGGATTTTAATGAATCCCAGAAGAAACTTAGTGAAGAGGATGTGGAACTAACTGCCACGGGAGTGGCAGAAGTAGAACAGCAGAGATTGAACTTAATGGGGAGGCTGGATAAACACGTGGAGTTCCCATGGAGTTCAGGGAAATGTTGCTGGGTGTGATGAGTAGGTGGGAAGAGGATTGTGAAGTAATGAAATTGATATAATAAAATGGACCAAAGGGACTGCttatagaatagaatagaatagaatagaatatagtacagcacattacaggcccttcagcccacaatgttttgctggccctcaaaccctgcctcccatataacccctcaaattaaattcctccataaacctgtctagtagtctcttaaacttcactagtgtatctgccttcaccactgactcaggcagtgcactccacgcaccaaccactctctgagtgaaaaaccttgctctaatatcccccttgaactttgttccccttaccttaaagccatgtcctcttgtactgtgcagtggtgccctggggaagaggcgctggctgtccactctgtctattcctcttaatatcttgtacacctctatcatgtcacctctcatcctccttttcttcaaagagtaaagccctagctcccttaatctctgatcatagttTAAACcactttaaaccaggcagcatcctggtaaatctcttctgtaccctttccaatccttccacatccttcctatactgaggcaaccagaactggacacagtactccaagtgtggcctaaccagagttttatagatctgcatcGTTACATCGcgtcctcgacttatgaaagctaacaccccataagctttcttaacaaccctatctacctgtgaggcaacgttCAGGGATATGTGGACgtgtaccccaagatccctctgctcctccacactaccaaatatcctgccatttactttgtactctgccttggagtttgtccttccaaactgtaccacatcacacttctccgggttgaacttcatctgccacttgtcagcccacttctgcatcataTCAATGTTTCTCTGCAAACTTCGACAATCTTCTAAACTATCGTGTCGTCTGCAAACCGTCAACCACCAACCatcgtgtcgtctgcaaacttgccaacccacccttctacccctacatccaggtcgttaaaaAAGACACAAGAAGTagaggccccagaacagatccttgtgggacaccactagtcacaaccccccAATCTGAATgtcctccctccaccacaacgCTCTGCCCTCTGCAGACAAgcaatccacctggccaaacttccctggatcccatgcattctgacttgctgaataagcctaccatgtggaaccatgTCAGAcgcctcactaaaatccatgtagttcACATCCAGTGCacgaccctcatctatatgcctgatcacctcctcaaagaaatctatcaggcttgttaggcacaaacCCTACTACctattttgaacaaggggacaacatttgcctccctccaatgcTCCTGTACCAATCCCGTGgataacaaggacataaagatcctagacagaggttcagcaatctagGACATAAAGATTCtaaccagaggttcagcaatctgatGGAGAATGAGATATAATCCCATGTAAAATTTAACGGAACATGTAAAGTGAACAGCGAAAGTTTCCCTAATTTGTCTGAAACCGGATATGGAGGATAAGTTTGATGTGTGGGTCACATACTTTGTTTTCATTGATTTACAGAGAGATCCTCACACCCACTGCACCAGACACACTCACATCTTGTGACTGAAACTGGGTTTTAATGGGCATTTTAGAGGATATGTTATGTGGCAATTCAAGACACATTCAGCAGCTGCTAGTTATGATCAGAGGAAGTCATTTCAGGGAAGACTGCATTCTGTCCTGGGATGTATAGAAGTTGTGGAAGATAATTGTTTGAAAAACAGCAACCCTGAATAGTTGCAATTGTCTGGTGAAAAACGGtttactgccatttgtaaatgTTATGTGCAGGAGCAACGCATCTGTTTTCTGTCCAAATTATATTCTGAGTTGCGTGTTTATGATAGTAACTGGTCACGTGAGTGGGGCGTGGTAATAGGTAAGGGAATAAGTTGCGTATTTGTGCTTTGTTCTGGGCAGTTTTGAGCTGGGGATGGACGGATGTCACGTCTTTTGTTGACCGCTTCATTGCAGTTTAATTTATGGTTAATTACACTGAAGTTTCATcccttcaagattgtatgtttctAATGAAGGATTGAATACATATCTTCCACATTTTGAAACGTCATTATTGTAGTGATTGGAGGACGCGTCACGCAAGTATAACAACATGTGCAATATCACCGGCAGTGATAATGACTTTTTTAGAGTTGGCCACTGTGTTTTGTTTCtttcaaatataccactgttCATTCAGTACCCTTTAACAGAAACAAATTGAATTataatccctcaccttgagaaatatcacacTGTCTTTTTGATCCATGTGTCCGTTTAACTTTGTGATATCCTCCTGAATAATCCTTATATTCTCTTGAATCTCTCGACGATTTTTCTCCATTCGATTTATAAtcttctcctcttccttcctgagatccctgagtaagctctgttctttctcagtgataatctggcgcagttcagcaaactgggatgtgatgtgggaCTGAACGCTGTGTGACTGTTTCTGTTGAATGAAAGGTGAAGATTAGTTTACTGCACTGCTGTTTTCTGTTTCCTTGGAGTTCATGCTTCTTCTGAGACATCCCCGTCAACACCGTTCCCTCATATTCTCCTGAAACCTATTCTCCCTCATTGACTCAATAACTCTCACCTGATTCACATACACCCTCCCGCACCTTCACAGGATTAACCATTCATCCATCATGTGCCTGAGATGTGTCAGAATCTtgcatagtcacagggagaatatgcaaactctacacagacagcTTCAGAGGTCAGAATCTAATGCGGTGACTCGAGCTGCAATACTCTGCTTTTCTACACTAATAGGAGCAAAATTGTACAGTAATATCAGAAATTCCACTCAggaagcctcacccgaactccaGAAATCTTCTCTTCCTGTTtctgctccttttcctggaagattgatttcttttttgtgagagagtctacggaagattttagctgatcctggaagtcagaaagtgaaggaaatagaaaaaaaaagtggATCAAAATAAACTGGCGATCAAACCCGATTatcgcgcacaaaatgctggaggaactcagtgaaacgGGAGGAATTGGGACCTTTGGTATGCTGAATGGTGACGAATGAGGCGGTGTAGGAGTCAGCTGCAGCACGTGTCTCGCTTGCAGGTAACAGTGCCCCGAGGGAGATCACTGGAGAGGAAGGATTGTATAAGGGATTTACAGTACGGAGAACGATCGCCACAGTGCGGAGAGTTATGTGGAAGGGTGGGGCTGGGCTGTTGCACAGAAAGATGTGTTAGGTGGtaatcccattgaagatggcgaAAGTTGCACGGAATGATGTGTTAGATTTGAAGGCTCCTGTGCTTCCAGGCAGAACAATGGAGGAAGGCGTGACGATCAAATTCGGGTTAGTTTTACCTTATATAatttaacagcttctttaatcggcATGAAACGGTGTTCTCTGTGTTCCTGCGCGACTATACAGATCAGACAGTtcagtgtcttgtccgtttcacaaaacagcttcagttcttcctcatgttcctcgcagtgaagttttatttccttccctttcggattcaggtttatatttcgagctttttcagccagacttactaaggcccgattcaccctgaggATGCGGTCTGCAAACACCTCGCTACATTCggggcaggagtttctctcctccctttcccaacactgtgttatacaagagcgacagaagttgtgcccacactccagtataaccggatcggtgaagaaatccaggcagatggAACAAATTGCCTCCTCGGTCCAGCTCTCGACCTCTcttttcgaagccatgttaactcccagcacttcctgattcagaatgcttttACTTCCGGGCAGCTGCTGATCCCCTGCAGTACCGCGATTGTCCATTAGACGCGCTACACCCTCATGGAATGAACATTCTGTTGCTGGTTTTGTTCACTTGGAAGTAACAGTGGTAATTTCCATTTCAAGGTGAAATCAGCAACACACTTAACAGGTTAGAGcataaataataaatcagccatcgaCTGACTAAGCCCGTGGCAATGCCACTGGAATGTCAAATGAACCTCCAAAGGCCTCATCCCGGGGTTCGCAAGGATCTTCCCCTGGAAGATCGTCTTGATTGAGGTCGTGTGGTGAAAGGAGAAGCCACAGGGCCGATAACTTTCACCCTGGACAGAACTGCTTTGGCAGCGTGCGTCCTAGTTGGCGTGATGGGCTAAATAAGGATCAACAGATGTGAAGCTGGACAGAAGAGCCTGTTTGAGTCTCAGGCAGGACTGAAAGCGCAAGTTATGTGAAGAGaggcacaggagactgcagatgctggaatctcgaGTAAGAAacatgatgctggaggaactgagtgggttaggcagcatctttggacagAAATGTAAGATCGACTTCCCTGGTCCAGATCCTACATCTGGTCTGTCTCAATCCAAAATGcccattgtccatttccctccacagatgcttcctccAGCATCACGTTTCTTACTTGATattttagcatctgcagtctcttgtgcctttGTTTTTTTATTAAAAGTTTTCTTGAGGTGTAAAAAGTGTCAGACTGGGGTGTAAAACCGGTGTTAAGCAATTATTTAAAACAACTATTAAATTAGTTGATGTCATAAAAGTGGGTATGTAGAGTCTACCTGCTCTGAAGAGACAGATGCAGTGGTGATGACAGACCTGTGGCTACAGGGAAAACTAGAGGACTGGATATTCCATGTCACAGGGTGGAAAACATTATTTTGTTTGGTGAAGTCCTGATGAAACTTTCTGAGTTTACCCATGTCTGTCCCAGCTTCGATGGAAAGCCAGTTTCCATAGCTCTGACCAGAGCCCAAAAATtggtgtattttttttaaatcaaaataaGCTCCATTAGTCATGAAATATTCATAAGGATCAACCGTGCAATGCCTTTACCTGAAGAATAGTGAACCTTCTGTCATGTTGCTGCTGTGACAGAAGCCCTTGCATATTTATCCACATATCTTCGCCAGCCACAGTCCGCACAGGGGTGAGTGACCGTCTCGTCtacactgcagtaatctcggggaaGCGccctgtgggagtgatctccgggcatgcagcaagtaTCAGACTGGGAGCCAGGTAAGTTTTGGAACGATGATCAAAGTAGTTTATCGCACTGATAAACCTACACAATGTATTAGATTCAGCTCAGTACATCCGGGGTGGAGCTCTCCCAGCCATTGGCCACATCCATATAGAACGATGGCATAGCAAAGGCGCATCCATCTTCAGAgatgctcaccacccaggccaggctatTTTTCTCTTTGCTTcaatcagatagaaggtacacgagcctcaggactcacagcaccaggttttgGAACAGTTCcaaccctcaactatcaggttctgGAACAACacgggataactacactcacttaccATCCATTGAAATGGCCCCACAACCAGTGATCGCGCTGGACTGGTATAAAATTAGTGGAATTAGAGGCGGTTTGACTGATACAGATCACATTGGGCCTGTATCACAATTAGGGAAATAAGAGACAGTCACAATCTCACAGGAAATTGACAGGGATAGGGATAGGGATAGGGATAGGATAGGATTATGATTCCTCCAGATGGGATGTGGAACCAGGCGCCACAGACTTAAAATCTGAATTCACCTcggcaggactgagatgaggagaaattctacacccagagtgcagtgaatctttggaattttttcCCACAAGGATTCTAAATTGAAGAGACATATTTTAGGGCTGAGCGGTGATGAAGGCattgcaggaaagtggtgctaaGGTCAAAGTTTAGGCCgtgagacagtccagaggaggttcacaaggatgattccaggaatgaaaggtttatcatacgaagaacatttaatggctctgaaactgtattcgctggaattcagaaggatgagggggatctgactgaaacctttcgaatgttgaaaggtaaacagagtagatgtggaaaggatgtttccccatGGACGTTGGGTATCAttcaggcagagattgatagctcCTTGATTGGACAtgccatcaaaggttacagggagtagGCCTGGAACTCGGATTGATgaggaaatagaaaaaaaataagatcagctatgattgaatggcggagcagactcgatgggccagctggcctaattcttctcctatgtctgatagtcttatggtcttttctgAGTCAAGGGC of Hypanus sabinus isolate sHypSab1 chromosome 6, sHypSab1.hap1, whole genome shotgun sequence contains these proteins:
- the LOC132395814 gene encoding zinc-binding protein A33-like codes for the protein MASKREVESWTEEAICSICLDFFTDPVILECGHNFCRSCITQCWEREERNSCPECSEVFADRILRVNRALVSLAEKARNINLNPKGKEIKLHCEEHEEELKLFCETDKTLNCLICIVAQEHREHRFMPIKEAVKLYKDQLKSSVDSLTKKKSIFQEKEQKQEEKISGVRKQSHSVQSHITSQFAELRQIITEKEQSLLRDLRKEEEKIINRMEKNRREIQENIRIIQEDITKLNGHMDQKDSVIFLKERSRQNIRSNDDVQELSVTDEALPVEKFYHPYFLNRVLKETLAAINRVSVTLDVETAHPELEVSEDRKSVRRTGKWRDIPDTRKRFTNRARVLGLEGFRSGRHYWEVVVAGNRVWGLGVAAESVERKGEVSLSPETGFWVIRRVDDVLHRNYDVCSILTSPESRLPAGPIPGRVGVYLSYESGTVSFYNAETKSHLHTFTGNRFTEKLYPFFWPWDGNQWLRICSGSAPGL